The Streptomyces aurantiacus genome includes a region encoding these proteins:
- a CDS encoding alginate lyase family protein — MSTRSRLAVLLAALAVISAAAVPSASAKVTHPVPDAPHTAVLDGTRLQQAKTRLDRGDPQLRRAAQALTARADRWLSQGPWTVVDKPRPAPSGDVHDYLSQAPYWWPSQPPTSGNPWGCPYVQRDGQRNPEVDSGTDRRDVEKVFDSTYDLSLAWYYTGDERYAGKAGQILRTWFLDPATRMNPHLNHAQFIPCTYDGRAIGIIDFSQSYTAVLDALAILNSGAPNWTRTDRTGMAKWNKDFLSWLRYSDFGKQEAAATNNHGTFHDMQVAALAHATGDRHLARRTVLDARSLRIAPQIAADGSQPQELTRTRSWHYSTFDLVAYTRLAAIGKHLGVNLWKYRGPDGQSLFKAVHYLLPASTAAAVWPHTELEFHRYAATDVVHAAADAGDRQAQKAVPSLEEPPGGDLWLLRPAAEQLDSITG, encoded by the coding sequence ATGAGTACTCGCTCGCGCCTGGCTGTCCTCCTGGCGGCCTTGGCCGTGATCAGCGCCGCAGCAGTACCCTCTGCCTCGGCGAAGGTGACGCACCCCGTGCCCGACGCTCCGCACACCGCCGTCCTCGACGGCACCCGTCTGCAGCAGGCGAAGACGCGGCTCGACCGCGGCGACCCACAACTGCGCCGAGCCGCCCAGGCGTTGACCGCCCGCGCCGACCGGTGGTTGAGCCAGGGCCCCTGGACGGTCGTCGACAAACCCAGGCCGGCACCGAGCGGCGACGTCCACGACTACCTCAGTCAGGCTCCGTACTGGTGGCCATCACAACCGCCGACGTCCGGAAATCCGTGGGGTTGCCCGTACGTCCAACGTGACGGACAGCGCAACCCCGAGGTCGACTCCGGTACCGATCGCCGGGATGTCGAGAAGGTCTTCGATTCCACGTACGACCTCTCCCTCGCCTGGTACTACACCGGCGACGAGCGGTACGCCGGAAAGGCCGGACAGATACTGCGCACCTGGTTCCTCGACCCTGCCACGAGGATGAACCCGCACCTGAACCACGCACAGTTCATCCCCTGCACGTACGACGGCCGCGCCATCGGCATCATCGACTTCTCGCAGTCGTACACCGCCGTCCTCGACGCGCTCGCCATCCTGAACTCCGGCGCCCCCAACTGGACCAGGACGGACCGCACCGGCATGGCGAAGTGGAACAAGGACTTTCTCAGCTGGCTCAGGTACAGCGACTTCGGCAAGCAGGAGGCCGCCGCCACCAACAACCATGGCACCTTCCACGACATGCAGGTCGCAGCCCTCGCCCATGCGACCGGCGACAGGCATCTCGCCCGCCGAACAGTCCTCGACGCGCGGAGCCTGCGTATCGCCCCGCAGATCGCCGCCGACGGCAGCCAGCCCCAAGAGCTGACCAGGACGCGCAGTTGGCACTACTCGACCTTCGACCTGGTCGCCTACACGCGGCTCGCGGCCATCGGCAAGCACCTCGGCGTGAACCTGTGGAAGTACCGGGGCCCCGACGGCCAGAGCCTGTTCAAAGCGGTGCACTACCTTCTGCCCGCGTCGACGGCTGCCGCTGTCTGGCCGCACACGGAGCTCGAGTTCCACCGGTACGCGGCCACTGATGTGGTGCATGCGGCCGCCGATGCGGGTGACAGGCAGGCGCAGAAGGCCGTGCCCTCCCTGGAGGAGCCTCCGGGCGGCGACCTGTGGCTCTTGCGCCCGGCAGCGGAGCAACTGGACTCCATCACGGGCTGA
- a CDS encoding spore-associated protein, whose protein sequence is MRSNRSVLTAAAFAALAMGATTALASPASAAPNTTPQKVCGSAYKTVNSAPIGSLGTVYLTYNSSNGKNCVATIRKNPGAAVDMSTWIYIPDTGDSAEDYGHYTSYAGPAYVYGKALCVNWGGHINNIYTQVSGSNCAALKENRVTFTR, encoded by the coding sequence ATGAGATCCAACCGTTCCGTTCTGACCGCCGCCGCCTTCGCCGCTCTGGCGATGGGCGCGACCACGGCTCTCGCGTCGCCCGCGTCAGCCGCACCCAACACCACCCCGCAGAAGGTCTGCGGAAGTGCCTACAAGACCGTGAACTCGGCTCCCATCGGCTCGCTCGGCACCGTCTACCTGACGTACAACTCCTCCAACGGCAAGAACTGCGTCGCGACCATCCGCAAGAACCCCGGCGCGGCCGTGGACATGTCCACCTGGATCTACATCCCGGACACCGGGGACTCGGCTGAGGACTACGGGCACTACACCTCGTACGCGGGTCCGGCCTACGTGTACGGCAAGGCCCTCTGCGTCAACTGGGGCGGCCACATCAACAACATCTACACCCAGGTATCCGGCTCCAACTGCGCCGCCCTCAAGGAGAACCGGGTCACCTTCACCCGCTGA